One Drosophila teissieri strain GT53w chromosome X, Prin_Dtei_1.1, whole genome shotgun sequence genomic window, ttagttatACGATTTTTTCCTGCATTTAATCCTAGGGCTTTTGCATTGCTGAATTCCGTGTTCGCAATGGCATGGAAGTGCATCTCAATGTCTTATCTATTCGCACTGCCAACTAACTATCCGGGAGAATAGTTTTGGAGTGCAAACAGGCAAATAAACAGAGCAAACGGGCAAACAATGTTTATGGAGTTATATACAAAACAGTAGCCAAGTACCCCGTTTGCACAACGTTCTATATCtttatctatatctatatcagtatatgcatatgcatatgcatattaGTACATGCATGTCGCATTGGCCCTGCCCGCTAAATTGCACGAATTATCTATCGCATTTATATAAGTCGGGTAAATATGGGATCAAACAATAgaaaaattaatagaaaaacaagaagaaatgTTACGcgatgcaaataaatacactGCGTTTTTATCTTTAGCACCAGATACAGCTACTATATCCATaggtatacaaaataataaaggcACTCAGATGTAATGTACTTAGATTTAAATACTCTCACATCAATCTCAAAGAGCTTGCGTGCTGTGGCCTTTCAGAATTCGACGTTAGTTGTCTATTTCTATAATTGCTGGGAGTCATATCCATTAGGCTTTAACGTGCACTGATAATGACAGACTGTGAAAATAATAAGTTTTGATTAAATACGAACGTGGTTGTTTAGAAATTTGATAACATCTTTATGGCGAGTTTAGCATTGGCAAGGAGCTATTGTGTTCGCCCTTGCATTAAAAATAGACTTCAAATGGAATCAATCAACTTTCGAATCTGTCAAACGAATGGCGAACTTGCAGCAACTAATGGACTAATTTTTATAGAATTGAATATATAATTACATTATTACTTCTTATACTAAACTGATCCTTGAAGCAACTTGATGAACTTTCAAAGAAGCCATTTCAATAATTTCCTTAAAACGGGCGACCTTCCTATACTTTTATGATTCAAAATGGATGTCTTAGCCGCGGGATAAGGGGTTAATGTGCACCCAAGTAACCCATGTAACCCATGTAACCCATGTAACCGATGTAATCCGGTCAGATCGGGTCAGCACCAGTTCAAAGCGGTCTTTGTGGCTGGTTAGTTAATACGGGTGTTTATGATGCAAACACATTCGATCGGCTCACATCAGCTGTGACCATTATAATACACACTGTAATTGATGCATATGAATTCCGATTATattattgcatttgcatgaGCATTCGACtcgaaatttgcattcaaaCAGTGCGGTGCAGTCAAAGTAATGGAGGAACTAAATAGCAttataacatatttatagGAATTTCAAAAACAATTCTTTAATTAAtctaaatagaaaaaaattcATATTAGTTATGGCAGCATATTTCCATGCATACCTACAATGCCGTACCGCACTGTATCCTATATAGTCTAGTACCAGGCATTGTGATCGCATCCCATCGATCTCCATCGCACATGGATACCGCCCGATTCGATTGCTATCGAACACTCTGCTACCCTGTAGCTGGCACGGACCGCGTGGAGTCGACCTCAAAAGGCATTTAGAACACATTGTGCCAATAGGCGTCACACGCCGGGTCGAGTGCAGATTTAttactatttactatttactatttatatttGGAATTTATCGTTTGTTGTGACTTGACTTTCGTCAGCTAACCGcctgtttattgttattacgACACCGCGCGAGGCAAACAGATAGCGGCCCAGAAAACAAATAGAGTCATACGTATTCTATAACATCTCATGGAAAGCGGaaactacacacacacacacacacgtcgACAACTCCCAGCACCTTCACATGCACACATATTTCATCATCTATATGATAACTAGATCGAAATCTATCCAGTCAATGGATATTTTCAAGGACCTCAGCTCCAAGGACTATAAGTGTGCGAATGAGTGTACTTATATGTTTAAAGTTAGCATCTTTTCTGAATAGAAAGCATTTGATTCCCATTCACATGAtctattaaattgtttttcaaatagTACTGATTACTGAGTTTTTAAATCAGAAAAGTAAGCATTgaaacaatacaaatattagCACCATTTTATTGCTTCACTTCAGCCCACCCACAAATGATTCACATGACGAATGCAAACCACGTGCATTCAACAATACGTTTTATAAGAAAACCAGCTGAACCCGAATGCACAAACATTGTAAATTTCCCGAGATCTGCAGAGTCAGTTTTGGACGGGGGAAATCACCTTATACGTAGCAATCGTCACGCGGAATTGCGAATGAGTTCAGCGAATTTGGACGTTGATGTGGAGATGGATGTgcatgtgaatgtggatgtggaggtgaCTGTGATCTGGGCATGGCGCCGCAGCTGATCCTTTGGCAAATACCAGAAGGGGATTACTGGGCTAAGTTCCCATTTCGAGTGCGGGGCTTATCGCCAGCGCCACCAGAAATAGCCGAAAAATGGATGAGGATGAGAAGACCCACTGGGAAACGGAGAAACGGAGAGAGTGACAGAAATTCTGTTTCGGGTgcatgaatatgaaatatttcgcTTTATTTGCAAATCATTTAGCCAGCGCCATAAACGGTGGGACGCGCCATTGAAGCCGAGCAAACATGTCCAAATTAGGCCATAAAACTAGAGCAGCCGGGTACCATAAAGTATAAACTATAAAGTGAGCAAACAGTGCGATCCCGTCGAGATCCACTGGTTCAGTGTCAGGGTGCAGTCCTCGGTCCGCCGCAATTGTCAACGGTTCGTGACGTAGATCTTGAAGAAGAGTGCCGCACAGGTCTTCAGCTTTCCCGAGGTCAGGTGGACCAGGGCCTTCACATCTCCGGCGACATCCATGCGGGGCATGTTCCTCACAATCCCATGGTTGCTCACATTGACCAGGCTGTACACGTGCTGGAAGATGGACAACGAATGAAATCCTTTGAGCCACTATTTCTACAAGTATTTCAACAGATGAATGTAAATGGAGATATCCTTTTTCCCCTGCAAAATTCCATTCTTTCTGAACTCACCCCCTTGATCGGCGGACAAACCTTCTCCTTCTTGGGTATCTTCATAAATATGGGATACCACACCTCCAGGGGATTGGACAAGGCCTGGCACAAGTTGTGCCTCTTCAGGGCGAGCGGGGTGGGAATCCATTCGCTGCGTTCCCAGCGGAATAGATCCACCTGCAAGCCAATCGGACTTTTGGGCAGATCCATCAACACCTTGACGTCGCCATTGAAGTACAGGGTTTGCAGATCCTGGGCCACGTTGAAAGTCAAAGTGCTAATGTCCAAAATCTGTCGAATCTGTATATTGCCCCGATCCTCTGCAGCACTGCACTCAATGTGCAAGGTGCTGTCATCGCCTAGTATCTCGTAGTCGGTGCTCTAAAAATGCAACACAAATgtttatagaaatatataatattattatgcCAAGAATGTTTCTATACCTGAGTCCCTTGAAGGGATTGCAGAATGCATAGCAAGCCAATAATCCAGCCGATGCACTGCACCATTTCGTGGTTTTCGCAGATCTCCAGTGGTTGCAACAATTTATACGGCCCTCCACTAATTGCTCGCCAATTAGCCAACGATATTCGCATTGTTTAACTAATTGCCAAATTAAGTTGTACACAGATTGTTTAATTGCCGATGCAGATACTCAAAAATGCCATTCAGATTCACCGATCGTAGCACCCtcaaaaacattttggaaaaaaacGGAGCAGAGAACACtgaacacaacaacaaaagcgggcCAATTCGGCATGCGGCGGGCGTAATCCGGAAGGTCGGACTCGTCCGGAAGTGGGTCGTCGTCTCAATGGAACACCCATGCACATCTCGTACACCCACATCACGCATACGTCGTGTGCGCCTGCGGGACGATACTACGAGTagccaataaaaataagcaaacGCACTTGACCCTGGACAACCGAGCgacttgggcttgggcttggttCGCCGATTCCGTTTGTAGGCCATGGCTGCCGTAAAATAGCAAATCGGGCCGACACACGACGCCCGTTATCCGAGTCCGAGTTATCCGATAACGGAGCGTCTCCTCTTCGCAAGGGCCATAAAGCGCAAACAAGGCAAAAGCCAgaacagcagcaaaagcgcGTGGCCATCGCTCGTGTGTTTATGGCCGGGGAATGGAGCAGGGTGCTCCGGAGCACTAGCATACTTTTCGGGTTTCGGATTTAAGTTAAACAGAGATagctaaatatttataagatcTAGATTCTGGTAGCTTGTGTATGGCAGTTTTAATCACAATTACTTAAAATAGAACCTAAACGCTATCAACGCACAATTTAAACATATCTTCTTACGCGCCTAAGCATTTTAGGTATCATTATACAACGCAAG contains:
- the LOC122624648 gene encoding uncharacterized protein LOC122624648 → MRISLANWRAISGGPYKLLQPLEICENHEMVQCIGWIIGLLCILQSLQGTQSTDYEILGDDSTLHIECSAAEDRGNIQIRQILDISTLTFNVAQDLQTLYFNGDVKVLMDLPKSPIGLQVDLFRWERSEWIPTPLALKRHNLCQALSNPLEVWYPIFMKIPKKEKVCPPIKGHVYSLVNVSNHGIVRNMPRMDVAGDVKALVHLTSGKLKTCAALFFKIYVTNR